The sequence TATATTCTAactataattttgtcatcctgtttgtccATGCTGCATTTCTCTAATTTTGCTAtcttggtctattctgtacacacatttattgcatgtctgtccaaCCTCTGTTTCTTCCATTGTTTTCCCCTTTAAGGGTTTTTTTGGGgtagtttttccttattcgaaTTGAGGGTCTAACGATAGAGGACGTCttatgctgtacagattgtaaagcctaCTGAGGCAAAATCgttatttgtgatattgggctatataaataaaattgacttgacttaactGTGCCTTGTGTTACCACTTCTAATAAAGTACCCATGTTCTCTGGctacaaaaacatttgtaaggcctcaaaacacatttgtaagATTCCAATAGATGTTATTTCAACTCTTTTTGAGGTCATATGGTGCACTGGTTGCGTTAGACTGCATTAAAAACTGTGGAGGAGgtgttcagtttgttgtttatttgtttctcaCACTGACCAAGGATCAAATCCTGTCAGCTGTCTATCCTGCTCTTCTAAGTTCAAAGTGACTGAATAAAAaacctatacacacacaaacaaaagcttcAAATGTCAACGGCACTGACCACTCTTAGACCGCTGTGTGCCTGCTGAACAAATATTGCAGACGCTAATATGCTGGTGTTGCTTTTTATAATACCTGGCCCATCGCCTGCGACGCACAAAGTCCTTCATCGTTTTATAGCCGTGATATGACCTGCGCAGAGAGacggagaagaggaagaaagaattgtagaaaaaacagaaataaggTCATAATCACGAGGGAGGtgatcatttgaaaaaaaaaaagacacagcagGTGGGTTGAAGGAATGGCATGTGAAACCTACGCTGGAAAATCAGCTGCGTATTGCCAGccttctctgtctgtccctccaGAAACACTGTAGTCAACTGCCCAATCAGACAcctgaaaacagcaaataagGGAAGTGAAGCTGCATTTTTGTCTGCTCACCTTGTCTGTGATAAATCAAGAACAAATATTTATAGTTTCCAAACGAAAGACTGTAATGGAAGGATAGTGGTTAACCTGTGAACTGCAGGACTGGTTTCACAATAGCAGAGGGGATTaccctgagtgtgtgtgtagctatACTTACCCATGTCCACTGAGGGGACGGAGGTttggtatttgtttttgtgcactCATGTAGTCCTGATGCATCACTCCACATGTAGCGGTCTGTAGGTAGACCtctaaaacaaagcaaacatgcTTTAAATGAGTGGCTGCACTTCAAATTGTAAATTATAACATGTATTCCaggttttgttgaaatgtttgcatttgttcGTCCCATCATAGTGTGACAGTAAAAGTTTAGATGTGTAGAAAAAAGTATTGACAAGTAATACTGCcctgtttatttaaaaactgtgaatctaTTCATATACTTCAGGCAGTCTTAGAGAAAGGCACTTTATTTTCATGACATGTTAAgtgtaaacattaaaaactgaagAGAGTAGTCAATCCTGTTTCCACAGTTCATAAATATGTAAGTCCACTCGACTTTACTACCACTTAAGACTCCCCTGTGACTATTTACACTCTAGACATATCACACAGTCACTCATATGAGCCTGGCAATTTTAGTGTGTggaagaaaacacaataaatgcaacaaaacaaatcattgcaAGCATTTTAACAACAATTTCTGCTCTAAAAAACTAGGAAATTATGTTTCATAGATGGAAACTGGGAAAGCATAAACTCTCTTGGAGTACTCCACCTGTTGGTGTAGCCGGTGACAGGGTTCCACCTCTGGTTCTCATAGATGTAGACGCTCTTGACGTCggtctgtgtgtaaatgttatCGGTGCTGCTGGCCAGTCCCTGGAAGAAGCCACCTCCATAGCCCCCGGTGTAGACCCAGGCGGTGTGGTCGTAACCAATCCCCCACACTATCCCAACGCTGTTACACTCCACTGTACGCAGGTGACCTCCAACCTGCCGCCAGAACCTGCGCAATTTCAAAGAAAGGAAACTCAAATATTAAGTGTTCCTGAAGATGAAGACTATCTATTAGAACTTCAGCGTCATATTTATTCTCCTGCACCCAAGCAAAGTGCGTTCATGTTCTTACATCTGGTTGCAGGGTGTAGGGTAGGGTATGGCTTCCAGGTTAGGAGAGGGCTCGCTGACGAAGATGTCCCCTTTGCAGGTGATGGACCAGATGGCCTGTTTGGAGGGAGGACCCTGGATTCCCCTGGAGTCACAGCATGACACACTCAGCAACGCCAGCTGGAGGCAGGGAGGAAGGTGGAGGCAGACAGATGGAGTTATAAAGGGGAGGGAAAGACAAATGAATGGTAAAATTTGTGTGCAAATGCTGGGTGGGTGTTAGCACAGAgagaacaacaaaaatgatattACGCCACTTAATTTCTCTCCACCAtctaaaatttattttatttatttgtatcaTCTTTACCCAATCATGCATCTCGAGCTCTGTGGCTGCTGCCAACCGTATCGGCCACCTCTGTTTGGTCCGCTCAGGTGTGTAGATGGCAAAAGTGTGTTTGGAATCATTTAGCACAGGAACCAGGATGGTCACCTCATTGATGAAGGCATGCAGGTACTGGAGAGAGTGGCAGCagggaggaaagaagagaaaacaatagaaagtttaaaaaagtaaatagaggaagaaataaaaaagaaagcagtagtgagagagaggaacagcAATACTGATTCATTTGTATCATTTATTCCATTGCCAGAACCAGTCCATTGTGTTAACATATATACTGGCAAAACGTCTATTTGCTACATATTGTAGTGACACAAGTCTAATACACAAAGCAtgaacctgaacacacacactcctcctcaCCTTCTTCTCTTCataaaagttgtaataaatgaaaaggaTGCCGTCCTTGTTGCCCTCCGGTCCTGAGAACTGCTCCAGGGCAAAGTGAACATCTACCCATTTGTGAGGCTTCCAGTCTCTCCACCACTGCATGGTTCCCTTCTTCACCCACACGGACTGTAATGGGGGTAAACGttcagaaaaatgaatgaataaataaatgaaagaatgagGGAACATGTAAAAGGAACTCCATAAAGCCAGTAAAGACACAGAACAGAAGTAAGTGGAAAAGGAGAAATATTACAAACATCAAGTACAGAAGCTCCAGCTGTTGTGTTTACTGCATGTACCTGTTCTATGGCTTGTTCATAATGTCTGAAATTATCCATCTCTCTCTTGGTTCTCTCACTGAGTTGCTCAAAGATTTGTCTCCGCCAGGCTGCTGTCTGGGCTGGggtgacagacagactcatGGACTGGGCCAACACTGGGAGGAAGGGAAAGGGAGAAAGATAAATTGCTGACATCAGAAAAGTTAACAAAATGAACAGACATTTGGCCTTAATTAAATCAGTTTTCCTGAGATGGAAACTAAAACATGCTAGCTGTCTCATCTAACTCACTTGAAGCATTCATAGAGCAGTTGAACCAGTTGAGTTGGGAGTGGCTGTCCACAGAGCAGCCTCCTCCACTGACCCACGCCCACAGAGGGTGCTCATCTGCCCCATATGGGTCCTCCATGGCGAGGGTGTATGTGGCTACCGATGACAAGCTGCAGGTATCGGCAGAGTCCAACACCGCTGCAGTCTGGGCCTGCTGGCTCTGCGCCTCCTCCAGGTCCACATTACTCCACTGGGGGTCAAGAGGCCCTCCAGACTGGCTCGGGGAAAGAACGACATCAGCACACGGAGCTTTGACCTCTTCTTCTCCGGGGatgacctcctcctccaggaCAGCAGGAGAGGCTGATCCCACCGCTCTCGTGGTCTTTCCTGGTTCTCGGTCAGAGACGAGCTCAGAGATGAAGCTGTCGCTAGTGACCTTGGGGATGCGGGGTTTGGGGGTGTCAGTCGGCTGGCTGGAGGGGTCTGTGGGGGCATCCGCCACTGACTCTGGGGCGACGGAGGTGGCTAAGCAGCTGGCTTCGTCTGCAGATCCTTTCTCTGCGTCTGACTCCACATCACTCACTACAGACTGACCACGCACCTCACCACAGAAGTAACATCCAGCGCTGTGAGATGGAGAAAAggaatgaataataatttgcaattatatgtttttttaattacagctttctCAGTATGTGAAATTGTGATTAGGCATTATAtcaatgtgtgaaaatgtcttGGGCTTGTCTTGGGTTTATCTTGACTACTTTCTTACCAGTATATGAGTATGAACTCATGCTAAAAGGGTCATTAGAACTTATctatatctgtctgtgtgtgtgtgtgtgtgtgtgtgtgtgtgtgtatgtccacTGAGGCCTCTCCACCTCTGCAGGCTGTTGACGCTGGCACTGGAGTGGGATCTGTCTCCGTCTCTGGGAACGCTGATGGCCTTCCAGGTTTTCCCACTCAGTTCACTGGAGGTAACACCCTGCCGGAAGTACACCGCCCGGTCCTCGCAACTGATGCCCCACACCTACACACAACAGGGAGACTGTCTTTGACTTGGATATGTACACAACCCATGTGATATTAAGTGGAAGGTACACAATATGTCCCGCACAGGATGTGATGCGAGCACGTGGCTGGAATTCACCTGGTCGTTGAGTCCTACGTTGATCATGATCATTTCTCCAACCATGCTGATCCAGCCGGAGCCGCAGGGGTTGTGGGAGTTCACACCACGCCTGAACCACACCTGGGaaagcagcagagtggtgagaGTGATAACCAAAAAGCTCACAAGATGAACTGTTGTTGCTTAAATGCTCTGCAGCATTACATGCAGCTGCCGAAACACTATGGTCACTACTGGATTTAGATGTAGCCTGCCATAGTAGTCTGTTCCTCTTTACTGATGCAGTTTTCCTGTTTGGCAGATGGTGTTGGTGAAATTAATCAACTTTATCTCAATAAAAACTAATCATATTTTTGTCTACTGCAAACTTTAAGTAGTGTTATAAGGCTTAAAgacattattttatacattacTTGTATGACCATATTACAATTAAAGCCAAAACAAAATTATGTGTAAGCAGTGCTATTTACATACAAGATTCAAAAACAATAGTGTGACTTCTATGGAGTTCATCACAGCATTTTCTTACTTTGTTGTCCTTGGTCACAGCCCAAACAACGTTGACTCCCACAGCTACATGTGTAGCTCCTACATCAGGACTGGGAGAGTCCACCACCGCCCAGGatgtacctggatcacagaaaacattattcTCAAtacaaagcacaaacacaaacactcaaaacaCATCCTCCTCTCAGCAGTGAGCTGCTGTACCTTGGGGACAGTCTCGGCTGATGCCCTCCCTGACAATGAACTGGCCCTCCCACAGCACCGCCCAGATCAGGTCCCCCGGGCCACAGCTTATCTGGACCACCTCCCCGGGGAGAGACACCTCCTCCCACAAAGAGCCCTCTGGATTGTGGTGGTAGATTCCCTCTCTGAACCACACCTggacagagggaaagaaaaggagCCATTAGATGAACAAGAGTGATAGCAGGACAGCAAGTGAGGAAAAACTCTGATTTGCATCAAGCGATGCAAATCTAGCTGTTTATCTGATGGGACAAGACTGCGAGTGTGTGATCTAGCTCagagggttaaaaaaaaaacacaaacacacccttaatatgtgtgtatataacaAAAAATCTCTACAGTTTAAGCATTAAATCCATTATATTAGACAGATGCATTACATTAGATACAGTTATTAAAGGTTCCATTTTACAAACCTTTCTTGAGCTTCATGTCAGCAACTGTTTATCAATTCTGACTATATTTGTGAGAATTTCCAGTATGTTGCCATGGATACCTATGGCTAAGTTGGGCATGACACGTGTGTGTGAGCGAGCTGTACCTTGCCTTGCAGGGATACAGCCCACAGCGACAGCCTGCCCCTGGGCTCGTCACTGATCTCCCACCCTCCGCAGCTGATGTCGCTGAAGGGATCTGGTAGAGCCGTCTGCTGCGAGGGGATCTGTCAGCGCACACAGGAAGAGAGATGCAGGTGAGCAAACTAAAAGGTTTTACACACAAACGTACAGTAGAACGTGCAGTAACACCCACCTTCGCCCAAGTGTCCATGGCTTTGTACCTCCTGTAGCGGAGCCATCGCCTGCGACGGACACAGGAGTTccactttttgtctttggtGTAAGTGGCCGGGAAGTCAATGGCATAGGTCCAtccctgcagaaaaaaacacctcaaatattaaaatgagCCAGGAGTAATCAGAGTGAGTGgtgagtagtgtgtgtgtgtgtgtgtgtgtgtgtgtgtgtgtgtgtgtgacgtggTCTGAAATGGACACTCACCCCTTTCTCTGTGGGATCTCCCTCAAAGTTTTCGTCCACGTACCAGTCGCCCTCCCACTCCCAGCTGCTGGAGGGAAGCTGGAAGCCGTTCAGAGGTTGATGTTGCAGACCCGTGACATCACTCCACTGCCAGCGGTCGCTTGGCAACAAACGCTCTGAGAAACCGTCCACAGGATTCCATCTCTGATAGACAGAAAAACGTCAGAGTgcacacacaaccaaaacaaaacaaatgcagcaGTAACAGGTTATCCTCTGGCAGTAACAAACACAGCGTGTCACCTCATAAATCAAACATGATGGACAATCTAAAGGATGCACAAAACCTCACAGAGGGAGACCAATCCAAAGGCCTGCCCTCAAGTCAAAATATCACTACAGTGCGGTTGAGAATTTACTACCAAAGAGCAGTTTTTGTGAGTTGTCACAAGTGTAGTAACTACAGAGTGTCAACCTAATGCACGTTACCAGCTGTGTGACAAAGTCCTTGAAGCTCCTAACAGCTGTGATCACGCACAGACAGCATGACTGTAGTCAACATTTGTCCTCACATTTTAGTTCCACATGCAGTACACTTTCACTGTATCTGTTTTGTGCTTAAAACTGATTTCACGTGCTTCTAATTTGATTGTTAAGGCTCACAGCTAGCAGAATACTGGCAAGAGAGGAAGTTGGACACTGCTGTATGAGGATGTTGCACTTGTTTTCTCAGTTACTAAATCACTGAAATAACATGAGTCCAAGGGGAAGtccacattttcagttttattcaggATACTTTGTGCAAGAAATAAAGGAAGCCATGGAAAAATATTacggcatttttttttttacttttctttgtgtattttggaactttgactcaaattctttcttttttgttcgAGAGGCAAACACTCTGTAAACTATGACACCCTGATTGGCTACAAAGACCCACTTGATTCTCATAGGTCTCCTCCTGGTAGCGGACGGGTAGGTCAGAAGCGTGGACGTTCAGGTAGATCTTGTTGTCGCAGGCGATGCCCCAGCAGCACTGCTGAGCCGCCGTCGCCCGCTTGAACTCCATCTGGGTGTCGCGGCATAGCTCCCACTGCTGCCCCGCCGTCGACAGGTTGTAGACCCGCCCGTACACATCCACGGCCCACAGCAGGGAGACGGGCATGGCTGCACCTGGAACCTGAGAGAAAGGTGGAATGTACCTTTAAAAGGAACAAAAATATTTCTTCCCTATATCATTAAAGTTGATATTTACACCCATGACACCATCATCACTCCAAACAAAATTATGCAAGATGGCATGtgcatcatattttttaaatttcatattcCCAAATGGTATCTTTTGACACCAACTTGCCTTGAACTTCAAATAAAGTTCTTAggcatttatattattatattattatttatgtctgCACAACATGTGTTTGTGATAATGGACCCAGTTTTGGGCAGTGTTGAAGAGGTTAAGGATGAAGGAAAGgataaaaatagatttacagCGCTGGAGGAATGCAGTAGAGACTGAAACATTGTGATGGAGAGAATTAAGTTTGAAGAATTTGATTTCATTTGACTCTGATATATAAtaacatacacagaaacacacatttttgatgTAACACTTAGAGGTCATCAGAAGATCTCATGGTGTAAGACAGTAGAGCTCGCTGGGACATTATTACACTCAAAGGATGCAACTGTCTTCTGTGTCTTTGTGCGGAAACTTTTAACTTACAAATATATAACTACATATACAgcacaatatgtgtgtgtattgtatatGTGAATTTGCCTATATTCAGTATCTGAGGTACAAAGCATTACcttctgctaaaaaaaaaaatcctcctcaGAGCAGAGCTGCACACATTAATCAGAGTCATGTGTTGGGGTTGCTCTGATCCTCACTGTGCTCTGTTTACAGCAACATGTTATGTTACTGACCCATATTCAAAAACCTGGACAATGTCATCACCATATTTAAGCCTACGTGGCAACCGTAAAAAGATATATTATTGCAATACAGTAATCAGTGCAAGCCTTGTTCAATGCTTGTTTTTAACCTTTACATTATTGTTCAGGTCAAATCTGACCCATATTTACATCTGAGAGCAGTAACAATCTAAACACTTTTTATATCCTGaattttttatgacttttcccAAAGTGACCCAGagtatacaaaaatggaaataatatttcaactttttattttatttttgtgcagctgtcACACATTTTTTAGAGGGTGTTCCACGTTAAATTTGACCCGTATTTATTTAAAGatgttgcattcttcacatttattaacattcattgaaatcatgatggctgttctcctgttttatgtaacacaggatcataatatagtgtgattgtgactgtttttctcctttaacAAACAGTTTAAACCTAAAGAATTAGAGCCACaacgattcattgattagtaGTTGCCAACTAtgaaattaatcgccaactattttgataatcgattaagtgttctgagtcattttttaagaataaaaagtcCAAAGTCTCTGATTccaacttcttaaatgtgaatattttctggtttcttcagtcctctatgacaataaactgaatgtctttgggttgtgcacaaaacaagacatttgaggacgtcatcttaggctttgggaaacagtgatcaacatttttcaccattttctgacattttatggatcaaatgACGATTAATTGAGAAGATAATGAAGGCAAAAATAGGGAGTGCTGCTGGGCCAGGAAACTAGTGTTGATTATGTTCTGGTGCTCTTTGAGAATAAGGCAAGTAgtcaaataagaataaaaaagcGATCAATGTCCAGCTTTCTTTTAATGGAGGTCCATGGTGTTAAAGGGCAGTCTAAAAAGCATCCAAGGCACTCTGATAATGagttaaaaatcttttattaaTACATGAATGTACATGGATTCATGTATTAATGAAggatttcattattattattcatttatatttgacagattaatcaataagttaGCTGCAGCTCCATAAAGCAGTGACTCTATTTTTCATGAGATGTTTCATTACAGAAAgtgaaacccatgaccaaaatagtcacacattatgtcattgtgttacttataaatggaattacagtgaaaatagtttattcctctttttgctggggaccccctggaacctcCTCAAGGATCCCTGGGAGGTCCCCGGACCTCACTTTGAGAATCACTTCTGTAAAGaatacactctctctgctctctgaaagctccATTAAAGGTTAATCAATGACTGATGAGGCATTTATGAATGAAGAAGTCAGAAGTttggtatagagactaattatgagtcAGGATGAAGAGTCAGATATGAACAGGAAGTAAGGGTTAAATGGGTTAAAAGGTCTCCATTTCACAACACTGCGTAACCGGCAgggatgctgctgctgaaaggCGTATCCTCTGCCACTTCGAGTACACACCCTACACTTATATTACACTGCAAATATTAGAACCGCCATGATACAAAAATGCTACAATacctatatatattttaaagtgcCTACAACAATGATGCCACAGCGAAACtgacagcagtgtgtttgttttatgtgcGACGTTTGTTACACTGCAACAAAGTAGCGGCTTAACGACAACAGCTACGTGAATGGATACTATAGAGCAAGTGTGATCCAAACACACGCAGTAAAACCAGCTTTTAGGCTTTAACGACAACACTCAGCTTGTTTTTGGTGCAGGCTTACAGGCTTAGCCTTCTAGAAATAGCAAATGAACACAGTCCAAACACACCAACCTTGAGCTTCCTCTCATAAACCGTCTACCGGAACCCGGTGGGATGGTTTCATTCAGCAGAAATGAATGTTGCAGCTGTCTAAACTATAATGTATCAGGAAAGCCTCGGACATTTCACATCATATATTCGGTGTTGTGTGAAGCAGGAAGTGCTTATTTGTTTCTGCATCGCTATTGGCTGTTTTCCGTGGCAGAAGGTGTCAGTAGCTGTGACGTCCAGCAGGCGGCGCTGCTGGCTCATATTTCAGAGCAGAGACCAGTTAATTCATTTTACTGGAACATTTCACATTCATACATCCAAGTTCTCCTTTGAACTTTTCATGACTgaatttataaagtattttgaGTCCTATACTCTAATCCTATACttataaacaataagaaataagaaatgtgcacatacagttaGTATGCTCCATTATTTATTAAGAAATTTTATTGCCTGCTCTGtcttatctatttatttattcatttttattacttttacccTTTGTCCTGTTACTATGTTGACCgtatcaacaaactgaaagtgaagtcATGTCCTTTCATTGTGATGCctaaatgttttctgtcattgtatTATTGTCACACATGTTGTAAGTCAAgctttctataaataaagtgatgaaaaaaaagaaaaaatatatatttcagaGCAGAAGCTGATATgaactttatttgtataacagCTTTCAAGCAGCCCAAAGTGCTTAACAGAACAAGATcagatgaaaacaacaacaataagtgagagaaaaacaaacaaatcacaatacaataaaacattaacaatgatGCCAGTAAAGTCACCCTAAATTAAAGCCAAATTAAAAAGATAGGTCTTtcacatctttttaaaaatacaagttTGCTGATCTAAGATATGAggcggggttttttttttccctctatgGCCcataaaaacaggaagcagcCTCACCAGATTTCTTGTGGGACACTTTAGGAACTTCTAAAAGAAAGGCAGTAGAAGATCTGAGAGTTCTTGTTGGGACATAAAATGAAAGGTAGTTGCTAATATATGAAGGTGATAGGCTTTATATACAAGTAAAAGCATCCAGTTTGTATCAAGGACCCTAACACAAGAGGCTAGACTCATGtttcttatatttatttaacatatttcataCAAAAAGATGCAATACAATGTGTTACACAAAAcatgatagaaaaaaacaactaaaaagaCAGATGCAAGTACGTATTTTAGACTAATCAAAGAGAGatttagaaaacaaaattaatagggaaaatgacaattaatacTGCAGGTGAGGTTAAAATATAGTAAAAGTTTCTAggtaaaagaattttaaaaagtagagttttaagttttgttttacCAAACCAACCTCCCACCCCCCGAAAAAACCTAAATATTAGTCCTCGGGTGCTAAAAAGTGATAAAAGGCAAACAAATTTATAATATATaggtataatatatatataattaaataaacaaaatgtagtCACAGACCAGCATCCTTCTCCTCCGACTTCTCATCATTGTCGGAGTAATGTAGACGATGTAGGCTATCAAATAAATACGTTATTTTGTTGTACACTTCAattcttctcctttttcctaTTTTCAGTATATCAATGCATACAGGTTATTTTTGGATTATCATTAAACTTTCATCCTTATACATTTTACCTGAGCTCAACTCAGTGAAACATAATTAAGAATTCAACACTTGATTGCTACAGAATGCagtgagaagaaaagaaaaaatgagatGGAGAGCTCATTAAGTATGCAGACTTTATCGTGttttattgagaaaaaaaaaaagactacatCGTCAACACAGTGGCAAGGTGCACACTGAAGGAAGCATGTGGGAATAACAATGTCAGTATGATGAGTTCACTTACACACATCAGTGGGTCTATGAAGATCAATAAACTGTTTCATCGATCAGTTCCtcatcatacagtatacattCTGTAAAGCAAATACATGGCAAAAAAGTCCATTCcctcacaaaatatttaatactttGTATATTACTGTGACCcaacatatttacatacaatgAAAATGTCAACCCAGAAGGTACATTTTCATGTTGCATAAATTGTGCATTGTACACTAAAAAACAGTGAAACCATGAGGAGTGAAAAATATTCCCTTTCATCAAAAGGTCACTTTACCCATTTAAATCACATACCAGCAGTCAAATCAAAACCAGTGTGGGATCCACGGCTCAGATTGAGCACATATTGGGGATCGTATTCAAAGGGACATCTGTATACGTATGTTATTCAAATATCTCATACaaacttacagtatataaatagcGGTCTCATTTTAAACAGTGACATACTGTTTTGCCGTCACTCAAATGACAAACCCTTTTCCCCAACACGTCACTCTCCCTTCATTCTCACAACCTCTGTTTATCACAAtgcctctttttaaaaaaagaaagacaaaaataattctaataaaaatagaaataatatgttggttttttttggcaaGTCAGGAAGACAACCTGGCTGCTGGTCAGTTTCTTCAGCATCAGGTCAATATCATTTACATTTGAAATTCTTCATTCTGCATTAATCACTGCACTGACTGCAGCACAAACAAGCTCAGAAAAGACCTCATGACACTGTCTGAGCATTCTCATCCCATCTTGAAGGGACATTTCACCTCAAAATGATGATTCAGGTTTTATTTCCTAATTTCCATGTCAGCAAAGGGAGTCCTTTGATGTTTATAGTTCCATTAGATGTGCAGTTACTGTAGCCCCGATAGCTCTGTATCAGCCTTCTCCCAAACTAGTGAAGttaataaaacagatttcagGCTGCTAATAAAGGCAGTTTACACCTTTAAATATGATACATGCAAACATAGATTTTTTAGCTATGCTAGCGGTA is a genomic window of Thunnus maccoyii chromosome 20, fThuMac1.1, whole genome shotgun sequence containing:
- the tecpr1a gene encoding tectonin beta-propeller repeat-containing protein 1, whose translation is MPVSLLWAVDVYGRVYNLSTAGQQWELCRDTQMEFKRATAAQQCCWGIACDNKIYLNVHASDLPVRYQEETYENQRWNPVDGFSERLLPSDRWQWSDVTGLQHQPLNGFQLPSSSWEWEGDWYVDENFEGDPTEKGGWTYAIDFPATYTKDKKWNSCVRRRRWLRYRRYKAMDTWAKIPSQQTALPDPFSDISCGGWEISDEPRGRLSLWAVSLQGKVWFREGIYHHNPEGSLWEEVSLPGEVVQISCGPGDLIWAVLWEGQFIVREGISRDCPQGTSWAVVDSPSPDVGATHVAVGVNVVWAVTKDNKVWFRRGVNSHNPCGSGWISMVGEMIMINVGLNDQVWGISCEDRAVYFRQGVTSSELSGKTWKAISVPRDGDRSHSSASVNSLQSAGCYFCGEVRGQSVVSDVESDAEKGSADEASCLATSVAPESVADAPTDPSSQPTDTPKPRIPKVTSDSFISELVSDREPGKTTRAVGSASPAVLEEEVIPGEEEVKAPCADVVLSPSQSGGPLDPQWSNVDLEEAQSQQAQTAAVLDSADTCSLSSVATYTLAMEDPYGADEHPLWAWVSGGGCSVDSHSQLNWFNCSMNASMLAQSMSLSVTPAQTAAWRRQIFEQLSERTKREMDNFRHYEQAIEQSVWVKKGTMQWWRDWKPHKWVDVHFALEQFSGPEGNKDGILFIYYNFYEEKKYLHAFINEVTILVPVLNDSKHTFAIYTPERTKQRWPIRLAAATELEMHDWLALLSVSCCDSRGIQGPPSKQAIWSITCKGDIFVSEPSPNLEAIPYPTPCNQMFWRQVGGHLRTVECNSVGIVWGIGYDHTAWVYTGGYGGGFFQGLASSTDNIYTQTDVKSVYIYENQRWNPVTGYTNRGLPTDRYMWSDASGLHECTKTNTKPPSPQWTWVSDWAVDYSVSGGTDREGWQYAADFPASYHGYKTMKDFVRRRRWARKCKLATTGPWQEIPPIPLSDVTILPCAAQSSVDVVPLWGISNKGDVLCRLGVTALTPAGSSWLHVGTDQPFKSISIGAASQVWAIARDGSAFYRGSVSPQTPAGDCWYHIPSPTKQKLKQVSVGRTSVYTVDENGNLWYRQGLTPSYPQGSSWEHISNNVRKVSVGPLDQVWIIADKVQGSHGLSCGTVCHRLGVQPMEPKGQSWDYGIGGGWDHVTVRGNSMEPPRVRLPSLTDPSASAPRSPLPIRNTEVNGNAVGC